From a single Schistocerca cancellata isolate TAMUIC-IGC-003103 unplaced genomic scaffold, iqSchCanc2.1 HiC_scaffold_814, whole genome shotgun sequence genomic region:
- the LOC126143508 gene encoding uncharacterized protein LOC126143508: MSAAFARSAAFARSAAFARSAAFARSAAFARSAAFARRAAFARSAAFSRSAAFARSAAFARSAAFARNAAFARSAAFARSRAFARSAAFASSAAFARSVALARSTAFARSAAFARSAAFARSAAFARSAAFARSAVFARSAAFARSAAFARSAAFARSAAFARSAAFARSAAFARSAAFARSAAFARSAAFARSAAFARSAAFARSAAFARSGAFARCAAFARSAAFARSAAFARSAAFARSAAFARSAAFARSAAFARNAAFARSAAFARSASFARSAAFARSAAFARSAAFARSAAFARSAAFARSAAFAWIAAFAWSAAFAWSATFAWSAAFAWSAAFAWSAAFAWSAALAWSAAFAWSAAFAWSAAFARSAAFVRSAAFARSAAFTKIASFARSGAFARSAAFARGAAFARSAAFARSASFATSAAFARSAAFAQSAAFTCSASVARSASFATSAAFARCAAFANSVAFEWGAAFTRNTDFARSAAFEQSEAFARRAAFAWSAAFAWRAAFTWSAAFAWRAAFAWSAAFAWRAAFAWSAAFARSTAFARSAAIAGSAAFARSAAFARSTAYTRSAAFARSAAFATSAAFARSAAFARSAAFARSAAFARSAAFAWNAAFTRNTAFARCAAFARTVAFECGAAFTQNTAFARSAAFEQSEAFARRAAFAWSAAFAWSAAFAWSAAFAWSAAFARIAGFARSAAFTRSAAFARTAAFARKAAFARSAAFARSAAFARTAAFARSAGFARSAAFARSAAFARSAAFARSAAFARSAAFAWSAAFAWSAAFAWIAAFAWGAAFAWSATFAWSAAFAWSAAFAWSAAFAWSAAFAWSAAFAWSAAFAQSAAFARSASFARSASFASSAAFARCAAFARTVAFEWGAAFTRNTAFARSAAFEQSEAFARRAAFAWSAAFAWRAAFTWSAAFAWRAAFAWSAAFAWSAAFAWSAAFARSAAFTRSAAFARSAAFARSAAFARSGAFARSAAFAKSAAFARSAAFARSAALARSAAFARSVAFARSAAFAWNAAFTRNTAFARYAAFARTVAFEWGAAFTQNTAFARSAAFEQCEAFARRAAFAWSAAFAWSAAFAWSAAFAWSAAYARIAAFARSAAFTRSAAFARTAAFARSAAFARSAAFARGAAFARSAAFARSAAFARSAAFARRADFARSAAFARSAAFARSAAFARSAAFARSAAFARSAAFARSAAFARSAAFARSAAFARSAAFARSAAFSRSAAFARSAAIARSAAFARSADFTRSAAFARSGAYARSAAFARGAAFARSAAFARSASSARSAAFARSAAFTQSAAFARSASFAWSASFATSAAFACSAAFAWSASFARSAAFARSAAFAQSAAFARSASFARSASFARSAAFARVAAFARVAAFSRIAAFACSAAFTRCAAFARSAAYAQTAGVAGSAAFARGAVFAGSAAFPRGGAFARSAAFASSAAFTKGAAFARSAAFASSAALAMGGAITRSAAFARSAALAWSGSFARSTAFARSAAFARSAAFAGSAAFVRSAASARSAASTRSAAFARSAAFARRAAFARSAAFAWSAAFAWSAAFAWSAAFAWSAAFAWSAAFAWSAAFAWSAAFAWSAAFAWSAAFSWSAAFARSAAFARSAAFARSAAFAKITSFTRSSAYARNAAFARGAASARSAAFARSASFARSAAFARSAAFAQCAAFARVAALARVAALARIAAFACSATFTRSAAFAWSAA; this comes from the coding sequence atgagtgcagccttcgcaaggagtgcagccttcgcaaggagtgcagccttcgcaaggagtgcagccttcgcaaggagtgcagccttcgcaaggagtgcagccttcgcaaggagagcagccttcgcaaggagtgcagccttctcaaggagtgcagccttcgcaaggagtgcagccttcgcaaggagtgcagccttcgcaaggaatgcagcctttgcaaggagtgcagccttcgcaaggagtagagccttcgcaaggagtgcagccttcgcaagtagtgcagccttcgcaaggagtgtagccctcgcaaggagtacagccttcgcaaggagtgcagccttcgcaaggagtgcagccttcgcaaggagtgcagccttcgcaaggagtgcagccttcgcaaggagtgcagttttcgcaaggagtgcagccttcgcaaggagtgcagccttcgcaaggagtgcagccttcgcacggagtgcagccttcgcacggagtgcagccttcgcacggagtgcagccttcgcacggagtgcagccttcgcacggagtgcagccttcgcacggagtgcagccttcgcaaggagtgcagccttcgcaaggagtgcagcctttgcaaggagtgcagccttcgcaaggagtggagccttcgcaaggtgtgcagccttcgcaaggagtgcagccttcgcaaggagtgcagccttcgcaaggagtgcagccttcgcaaggagtgcagccttcgcaaggagtgcagccttcgcaaggagtgcagccttcgcaaggaatgcagccttcgcaaggagtgcagccttcgcaaggagtgcatccttcgcaaggagtgcagccttcgcaaggagtgcagccttcgcaaggagtgcagccttcgcaaggagtgcagccttcgcaaggagtgcagccttcgcaaggagtgctgccttcgcatggattgctgccttcgcatggagtgctgccttcgcatggagtgctaccttcgcatggagtgctgcctttgcatggagtgctgcctttgcatggagtgctgcctttgcatggagtgctgccttggcatggagtgctgccttcgcatggagtgctgccttcgcatggagtgctgccttcgcaaggagtgctgccttcgtaaggagtgctgcattcgcaaggagtgctgcattcacaaagattgcttccttcgcaaggagtggtgccttcgcaaggagtgctgctttcgcaaggggtgctgcctttgcacggagtgctgccttcgcacggagtgcatccttcgcaacgagtgctgccttcgcacggagtgctgccttcgcacagagtgcagccttcacatgTAGTGCTTccgtcgcaaggagtgcttccttcgcaacgagtgctgccttcgcaaggtgtgctgcattcGCAAATAGTGTagccttcgaatggggtgcagcattcacacggaatacagactttgcaaggagtgcagccttcgaacagagtgaagcctttgcgaggagggcagccttcgcatggagtgcagccttcgcatggagagcagccttcacatggagtgcagccttcgcatggcgtgcagccttcgcatggagtgcagccttcgcatggcgtgcagccttcgcatggagtgcagccttcgcaaggagtacagccttcgcaaggagtgcagccatcgcagggagtgcagccttcgcaaggagtgcagccttcgcaaggagtacagcctacacaaggagtgcagccttcgcaaggagtgcagccttcgcaactagtgcagccttcgcaaggagtgcagccttcgcaaggagtgcagccttcgcaaggagtgcagccttcgcaaggagtgcagccttcgcatggaatgcagccttcacacggaatacagcctttgcaaggtgtgctgcattcgcaaggacagtagccttcgaatgcggtgcagcattcacacagaatacagcctttgcaaggagtgcagccttcgaacagagtgaggcctttgcgaggagggcagccttcgcatggagtgcagcctttgcatggagtgcagccttcgcatggagtgcagccttcgcatggagtgcagccttcgcaaggattgcaggcttcgcaaggagtgcagccttcacaaggagtgctgccttcgcaaggactgcagccttcgcaaggaaagcagccttcgcaaggagtgcagccttcgcaaggagtgcagccttcgcaaggactgcagccttcgcaaggagtgcaggcttcgcaaggagtgcagccttcgcaaggagtgcagccttcgcaaggagtgcagccttcgcaaggagtgctgccttcgcaaggagtgcagccttcgcatggagtgctgccttcgcatggagtgctgccttcgcatggattgctgcctttgcatgggGTGCTGCTTTCGcatggagtgctaccttcgcatggagtgctgcctttgcatggagtgctgcctttgcatggagtgctgcctttgcatggagtgctgcctttgcatggagtgctgcctttgcatggagtgctgccttcgcacagagtgcagccttcgcacgtagtgcttccttcgcaaggagtgcttccttcgcatcgagtgctgccttcgcaaggtgtgctgcattcgcaaggacagtagccttcgaatggggtgcagcattcacacggaatacagcctttgcaaggagtgcagccttcgaacagagtgaagcctttgcgaggagggcagccttcgcatggagtgcagccttcgcatggagagcagccttcacatggagtgcagccttcgcatggcgtgcagccttcgcatggagtgcagccttcgcatggagtgcagccttcgcatggagtgcagccttcgcaaggagtgcagccttcacaaggagtgcagccttcgcaaggagtgcagccttcgcaaggagtgcagccttcgcaaggagtggagccttcgcaaggagtgcagccttcgcaaagagtgcagccttcgcaaggagtgcagccttcgcaaggagtgcagccctcgcaaggagtgcagccttcgcaaggagtgtggccttcgcaaggagtgcagccttcgcatggaatgcagccttcacacggaatacagcctttgcaaggtaTGCTGCATTCGCACGGACAGTagccttcgaatggggtgcagcattcacacagaatacagcctttgcaaggagtgcagccttcgaacagtgtgaggcctttgcgaggagggcagccttcgcatggagtgcagcctttgcatggagtgcagccttcgcatggagtgcagccttcgcatggagtgcagcctacgcaaggattgcagccttcgcaaggagtgcagccttcacaaggagtgcagccttcgcaaggactgcagccttcgcaaggagtgcagccttcgcaaggagtgcagccttcgcaaggggtgcagccttcgctaggagtgcagccttcgcaaggagtgcagccttcgcaaggagtgcagccttcgcaaggagagcagacttcgcaaggagtgcagccttcgcaaggagtgcagccttcgcaaggagtgcagccttcgcaaggagtgcagccttcgcaaggagtgcagccttcgcaaggagtgcagcctttgcaaggagtgcagccttcgcaaggagtgcagccttcgcaaggagtgcagccttcgcaaggagtgcagccttcgcaaggagtgcagccttttcaaggagtgcagccttcgcaaggagtgcagccatcgcaaggagtgcagccttcgcaaggagtgcagacttcacaaggagtgcagccttcgcaaggagtggtgcctacgcaaggagtgctgcttttgcaaggggtgctgcctttgcacggagtgctgccttcgcacggagtgcatcctccgcaaggagtgctgccttcgcacggagtgctgccttcacacagagtgcagccttcgcacgtagtgcttccttcgcatggagtgcttccttcgcaacgagtgctgccttcgcatgcagtgctgccttcgcatggagtgcatccttcgctaggagtgctgccttcgcacggagtgctgccttcgcacagagtgcagccttcgcacgtagtgcttccttcgcaaggagtgcttccttcgcaaggagtgctgccttcgcaagggttgctgccttcgcaagggttgctgccttctcaaggattgctgccttcgcatgcagtgcagccttcacacgttgtgctgccttcgcacggagtgctgcctatgcacagactgctggcgtcgcagggagtgctgccttcgctaggggtgctgtcttcgcagggagtgctgccttcccaaggggaggtgccttcgcaaggagtgctgccttcgcaagtagtgctgccttcacaaagggtgcagccttcgctaggagcgctgctttcgcaagtagtgctgccttagcaatgggtggtgccatcacaaggagtgcagcttttgcaaggagtgctgccttagcatggAGTGGATCCTTCGCACGTAgcactgccttcgcacggagtgctgcctttgcacggagtgctgcctttgcaggcagtgctgcctttgtaaggagtgctgcctccgcaaggagtgctgcctccacaaggagtgctgccttcgcgaggagtgctgccttcgcaaggagagctgccttcgcaaggagtgctgccttcgcatggagtgctgccttcgcatggagtgctgccttcgcatggagtgctgccttcgcatggagtgctgccttcgcatggagtgctgcctttgcatggagtgctgcctttgcatggagtgctgcctttgcatggagtgctgcctttgcatggagtgctgccttctcatggagtgctgccttcgcaaggagtgctgccttcgcaaggagtgctgcattcgcaaggagtgctgcattcgcaaagaTTACTTCCTTCACAAGGAGTAGTGCATACGCAAGGAatgctgctttcgcaaggggtgctgcctctgcacggagtgctgccttcgcacggagtgcatccttcgcaaggagtgctgccttcgcacggagtgctgccttcgcacagtgtgcagccttcgcaagggttgctgccttggcaagggttgctgccttggcaaggattgctgccttcgcatgcaGTGCAACCTTCACACGttctgctgccttcgcatggagtgctgcctaa
- the LOC126143510 gene encoding uncharacterized protein LOC126143510, with amino-acid sequence MAALVAKEALLAKEALRAKAAVCAKAALRAKAALVAKDALRAKAALLAKAAHLAKATLLAKEAIFVNAALLANEALLTKAALLAKAALHAKAALHAKAALHAKAALHAKAALHAKAALHAKVALHAKAALHAKAAIHAKAALHAKAALYAKAALLAKAALLAKAALLAKAALLAKPALLAKDSLLAKAALLAKAALLAKAALLAKAALLAKAALLAKAALLAKAAQLAKATLLAKAALLAKAALLAKAALLAKAALRAKAALRAKAALRAKAALRAKAAVRAKAALRAKAALLAKAALLATAALLVKAALLAKTALLAKAAPLAKAALLAKAALLAMAALLAKTALLAKAALLAKAALLAKAALLAKAALLAKAALLAKAALLAKGVLLAKAALLAKAALLAKAALLAKALLLAKAALLAKAAFLAKAALLAKAALLAKAALLEKAALLAKAALLAKAALLAKAALLAKAALLVKAALLAKAALLAKAALLAKAALIAKAALLAKAALLVKAEHLVKAALLAKAAVHAKAAPHAKAALHAKAALHAKAALLAKASPCSKAALLAKAVFRVNAAPHSKATVLANAAHLAKAVFRVKAAFHANAALLAKAAILAKAALLAKAARLAKAALLAKAALLAKAAHLAKASLLAKAALLAKAALLERAALLAMAELLAMAATRGMAALLAKAALLAKAALFAKAALLAKAALLAKGALLAKAALPAKAALSAKAVLRAKDALHAKAAFLAKAALLAEAPPIAKAALLAKAALLAKAAPFVKAALLTKAAFPVKAGLCANAALLAMAALLAKAPPLGKAALPAKTAPLAKAALPATPAVCA; translated from the coding sequence atggcagcactcgttgcgaaagaagcactccttgcgaaggaagcactacgtgcgaaggctgcagtctgtgcgaaggcagcactccgtgcgaaggcagcactcgttgcgaaggatgcactccgtgcgaaggctgcactccttgcgaaggctgcacaccttgcgaaggctacactccttgcgaaggaagcaatctttgtgaatgcagcactccttgcgaatgaagcactccttacgaaggcagcactccttgcgaaggcagcactccatgcgaaggcagcactccatgcaaaggcagcactccatgcgaaggcagcactccatgcaaaggcagcactccatgcaaaggcagcactccatgcgaaggtagcactccatgcgaaggcagcactccatgcaaaggcagcaatccatgcgaaggcagcactccatgcgaaggcagcactatatgcgaaggcagcactccttgcgaaggctgcactccttgcgaaggctgcactccttgcgaaggctgcactccttgcgaagcctgcactccttgcgaaggattcactccttgcgaaggccgcactccttgcgaaggctgcactccttgcgaaggctgcactccttgcgaaggctgcactccttgcgaaggctgcactccttgcgaaggctgcactccttgcgaaggctgcacagcttgcgaaggctacactccttgcgaaggctgcactccttgcaaaggctgcactccttgcgaaggctgcactccttgcgaaggctgcactccgtgcgaaggctgcactccgtgcgaaggctgcactccgtgcgaaggctgcactccgtgcgaaggctgcagtccgtgcgaaggctgcactccgtgcgaaggctgcactccttgcgaaagctgcactcctggcgacggctgcactccttgtgaaggctgcactccttgcgaagactgccctccttgcgaaggctgcaccccttgcgaaggctgcactccttgcgaaggctgcactccttgcgatggctgcactccttgcgaaaactgcactccttgcgaaggctgcactccttgcgaaggctgcactccttgcgaaggctgcactccttgcgaaggctgcactccttgcgaaggctgcactccttgcgaaggctgcactccttgcgaagggtgtactccttgcaaaggctgcactccttgcgaaggctgcactacttgcgaaggctgcactccttgcgaaggctctactccttgcgaaggctgcactccttgcgaaggctgcattccttgcgaaggctgcactccttgcgaaggctgcactccttgcgaaggctgcactccttgagaaggctgcactccttgcgaaggctgctctccttgcgaaggctgcactccttgcgaaggctgcactccttgcaaaggctgcactccttgtgaaggctgcactccttgcgaaggctgcactccttgcgaaggctgcactccttgcgaaggctgcactcattgcgaaggctgcactccttgcgaaggctgcactccttgtgaaggctgaacaccttgtgaaggctgcactccttgcgaaggctgctgtccatgcgaaggctgcaccccatgcgaaggctgcactccatgcgaaggctgcactccatgcgaaggctgccctcctcgcaaaggcttcaccctgttcgaaggctgcactccttgcaaaggctgtattccgtgtgaatgctgcaccccattcgaaggctactgtccttgcgaatgcagcacaccttgcaaaggctgtattccgtgtgaaggctgcattccatgcgaatgctgcactccttgcgaaggctgcaatccttgcgaaggctgcactccttgcgaaggctgcacgccttgcgaaggctgcactccttgcgaaggctgcactccttgcgaaggctgcacaccttgcgaaggcttcactccttgcgaaggctgcactccttgcgaaggctgcactccttgagagggctgcactccttgcgatggctgagctccttgcgatggctgcaacTCGtgggatggctgcactccttgcgaaggcagcactccttgcgaaggcagcactctttgcgaaggcagcactccttgctaaggcagcactccttgcgaagggagcactccttgcgaaggcagcactgcctgcaaaggcagcactcagtgcaAAGGCAGTTCTACGTGCTAAGGATGCACTCCATGCTAAGGCTGCTTTCCttgcgaaagctgcactccttgcggaggcaccacccattgctaaggcagcactccttgcgaaagcagcgctcctagcaaaggctgcaccctttgtgaaggcagcacttcttacgaaggcagcattccctgtgAAGGCAGGACTCTGTGCGAACGCAGCActactagcgatggcagcactccttgcgaaggcacctccccttgggaaggcagcactccctgcgaagacagcacccctagcgaaggcagcactccctgcgacgccagcagtctgtgcttag